The following proteins are co-located in the Pararhizobium capsulatum DSM 1112 genome:
- a CDS encoding ABC transporter permease, whose product MHLIRYLLRRAVLSVFVVLGVTFLVFVVAQVVPSDPAALYAGPRPTAAQIEVARKTLALDAPLYERFIAFSAHMATGEFGVSYKSRRLIADDLSVFLPATLELAVFSTVLALLIGVPAGVLAAAGRGGFCDRLGGLGSIATVAMPTFFLAMLLQAFFAQWLGVLPLSGRLSKEFAVLAPFPSVTGFNLVDSLLAGSPAAFVDALLHLVLPALTLASYPAGIAMRLTRSAMIEILQRRHIIAARALGLSEPRILFGHALPNAMGPALTVVGLSFAYALTGAVLVEIIFAWPGLGRYVSEAILSKDFPVIAAAALVVTICYVAMNLLIDLAQAVFDPRVAL is encoded by the coding sequence ATGCACTTGATACGCTACTTGTTACGACGGGCCGTTCTTTCTGTCTTCGTCGTACTCGGGGTCACGTTTCTGGTCTTCGTCGTCGCGCAGGTCGTGCCGTCCGACCCAGCCGCGCTTTACGCCGGTCCTCGGCCGACGGCCGCGCAGATCGAGGTGGCGCGCAAGACACTAGCCCTGGATGCACCGCTCTACGAGCGGTTCATCGCCTTCTCGGCCCACATGGCTACGGGAGAATTTGGCGTCTCCTACAAGTCCCGCCGGCTGATCGCGGACGATCTCTCGGTGTTCCTACCGGCGACACTTGAACTCGCGGTGTTTTCCACCGTGCTTGCGCTCCTCATCGGCGTGCCGGCCGGCGTCCTGGCCGCCGCGGGGCGTGGCGGCTTTTGCGATCGCTTGGGTGGGCTCGGCTCGATTGCCACCGTGGCAATGCCCACCTTCTTTCTTGCGATGCTGCTGCAAGCGTTTTTTGCTCAGTGGCTGGGCGTTCTGCCGCTTTCGGGACGATTGTCCAAGGAGTTCGCAGTCCTTGCGCCCTTCCCTTCAGTTACCGGTTTCAATCTGGTGGACTCCCTGCTGGCAGGAAGCCCCGCGGCATTCGTCGATGCGCTGCTGCATCTGGTACTGCCGGCTCTGACGCTCGCCAGCTATCCGGCGGGCATCGCCATGCGGCTGACCCGATCGGCGATGATCGAAATCCTGCAGCGGCGGCACATCATCGCCGCTCGGGCGCTCGGATTGTCCGAGCCGCGCATTCTTTTCGGACACGCGCTGCCAAACGCGATGGGGCCGGCACTCACGGTTGTCGGGCTAAGCTTTGCTTATGCGCTGACGGGAGCCGTTCTTGTCGAGATCATTTTCGCCTGGCCGGGCCTTGGCCGCTACGTCTCAGAAGCCATCCTGTCCAAGGATTTTCCGGTCATAGCGGCGGCCGCTCTGGTGGTGACGATTTGTTATGTCGCAATGAATCTGCTGATCGACCTGGCACAGGCGGTCTTTGATCCGAGGGTGGCTCTCTGA
- a CDS encoding ABC transporter permease yields MRKLLNRLGWAGSASLAIIGLVLLLAVFAPAVAPFPEQGLGAPNIASKFAPPSFEHWLGADHLGRDMVSRVIYGARVSMTTGFLIVALSLAIGLPVGLLAGYFGGWVDDALMRVTDVFLAFPALLLAVLMAAAMGAGMVNSTIAVAITWWPWYARLARAEVLVLRGQPYVEAARVMGVSHARIILRHILPSASGPLAVQAALDFGPALLTASALSFLGLGILPPTADWGQMVNAGRAFFPLRWWYATAPGVTIFLLALAFSVLGDALRGGDGGQADVAR; encoded by the coding sequence ATGCGCAAATTACTCAATCGGCTCGGTTGGGCTGGCTCCGCCAGTCTCGCCATCATTGGTTTGGTTCTCCTCCTGGCAGTGTTCGCACCGGCGGTCGCACCCTTTCCGGAACAGGGGCTGGGCGCGCCGAACATCGCCAGCAAGTTTGCGCCGCCATCGTTCGAGCATTGGCTTGGCGCCGACCATCTCGGCCGCGATATGGTAAGCCGGGTCATCTATGGCGCGCGGGTGTCAATGACGACCGGCTTCCTGATCGTGGCGCTTTCCCTTGCGATCGGACTGCCGGTTGGCCTACTGGCCGGCTATTTCGGCGGCTGGGTCGATGATGCGCTGATGCGCGTCACGGACGTCTTCCTGGCCTTTCCCGCGTTGCTACTTGCCGTTTTGATGGCGGCAGCGATGGGGGCAGGCATGGTCAACTCGACCATCGCCGTCGCCATCACTTGGTGGCCGTGGTACGCGCGACTGGCGCGCGCCGAAGTTTTGGTGTTGCGCGGGCAACCCTACGTCGAGGCAGCAAGGGTGATGGGTGTTTCCCACGCCAGGATCATCCTTCGGCACATTTTGCCGAGCGCAAGCGGCCCGCTCGCGGTTCAGGCCGCGCTCGACTTCGGCCCGGCGTTGTTGACGGCATCGGCTCTGTCATTTCTCGGTCTCGGCATCCTGCCGCCGACTGCCGACTGGGGACAAATGGTCAATGCCGGCCGCGCGTTCTTCCCACTTCGCTGGTGGTATGCAACAGCCCCAGGCGTGACGATCTTCCTGCTCGCACTGGCATTTTCGGTGCTGGGTGACGCATTGCGTGGCGGCGACGGAGGGCAGGCCGATGTCGCTCGTTGA
- a CDS encoding ABC transporter ATP-binding protein, which yields MSLVEVQGLSISFGSLRQPIHAVRHLDLSIERGTIHGLIGESGCGKTISGMALLGLLPQSAHVAAEAFSFDGLNLLDVAKSLRGRRIAMISQDPAAALNPVLRIGRQMDDVLRSHTGLPRFQRRAQAEELLAATGLPDPRRVLNSYPHQLSGGMQQRVVIAQALATGADFIIADEPTTALDVTVGAQVLALLQRLVRERALTVLMITHDMDVIAECCDSATVLYAGYTVETGPTDDLLAKPRHPYSQALLAALPDAVAKGGKLASIEGHFPPPFTAIGGCAFAPRCSKALAICHEAKPPRHGCIDHSWTCHLEPHHG from the coding sequence ATGTCGCTCGTTGAAGTCCAGGGCCTGTCGATCAGCTTCGGTAGCCTCCGCCAGCCTATCCATGCGGTCCGGCATCTCGATCTGTCAATCGAACGGGGTACTATCCACGGACTGATTGGCGAGTCCGGCTGCGGCAAGACAATTTCCGGCATGGCCCTCCTCGGTTTATTGCCTCAAAGCGCCCATGTCGCCGCCGAGGCCTTCAGCTTCGATGGGCTGAACCTTCTCGATGTGGCGAAAAGCCTGCGTGGTCGGCGTATCGCCATGATCTCGCAGGACCCCGCCGCCGCGCTAAATCCAGTGCTGAGGATCGGCCGGCAAATGGATGACGTGCTGCGGAGCCACACCGGCTTGCCGCGCTTTCAGCGTCGCGCTCAGGCCGAGGAACTGTTGGCCGCCACCGGTCTGCCCGATCCGAGACGGGTGCTGAACAGCTATCCGCACCAGCTTTCGGGCGGCATGCAGCAGCGTGTCGTCATCGCGCAGGCCCTGGCCACCGGCGCAGACTTCATCATCGCCGACGAGCCGACCACCGCGCTCGACGTGACCGTCGGCGCGCAGGTGCTGGCGCTGTTGCAACGGCTTGTTCGCGAACGCGCGCTGACGGTGCTGATGATCACACACGACATGGACGTGATCGCGGAATGTTGCGACAGCGCCACCGTGCTCTACGCTGGATATACCGTGGAGACAGGGCCAACGGACGACCTGCTGGCCAAGCCCCGCCACCCCTATTCACAGGCCCTGCTGGCCGCGCTGCCGGACGCCGTCGCAAAGGGCGGGAAGCTGGCTTCGATCGAAGGCCATTTTCCGCCGCCCTTCACCGCCATAGGAGGTTGCGCGTTTGCGCCCCGCTGTTCCAAGGCGCTGGCGATCTGTCACGAGGCGAAACCGCCGCGGCATGGCTGTATCGACCATAGCTGGACATGCCATCTGGAGCCCCATCATGGATGA
- a CDS encoding ABC transporter ATP-binding protein, producing MDEPLLRIRDLVVRYRRTSLFSNPPPPAVGSISLDLATGTTLGLVGESGSGKSSLLRAILRLIPVESGTIRLDGNDWLALPEKELREHRRAIGVVSQNPFLSLSPRLTIAEILAEPITAQTGVPLSKVKERSADTLERCGLPGDFLTRRARQLSGGQAQRVAIARALMLRPKLLILDEPTSALDISVQAQILNLLADLKQEFGLSMLFVTHNLKVVQHVSDTLIVMRGGRVVEAGPTEQVSREPAEDYTRQLMGYGGRRQIVA from the coding sequence ATGGATGAGCCTTTGCTGCGGATACGCGATCTGGTGGTGCGCTATCGTCGCACAAGCCTGTTCTCAAATCCACCGCCACCGGCCGTCGGCTCGATCAGCCTCGATCTTGCAACTGGCACGACGCTCGGCCTCGTGGGCGAATCCGGTTCGGGCAAGAGCAGCCTGCTGCGGGCCATCCTGCGTCTAATCCCAGTGGAGAGCGGAACGATCCGGCTGGATGGCAACGACTGGCTCGCCTTGCCGGAAAAGGAACTGCGAGAGCACCGCCGCGCAATCGGCGTCGTCTCCCAGAACCCCTTCCTGTCGCTCAGTCCCCGGCTAACGATCGCCGAAATCCTGGCCGAGCCGATAACGGCCCAGACAGGTGTTCCGCTCAGCAAGGTGAAGGAGCGCTCCGCCGACACGCTGGAGCGGTGCGGGCTCCCCGGCGATTTTCTAACCCGGCGGGCGCGACAACTATCCGGCGGGCAAGCCCAGCGCGTCGCCATCGCCAGGGCGCTGATGCTGCGCCCGAAACTCCTTATCCTGGACGAGCCGACCTCAGCGCTCGACATCTCCGTCCAGGCGCAAATCCTCAACCTTCTCGCCGATCTCAAGCAAGAGTTCGGACTGTCAATGCTGTTCGTCACCCATAACCTCAAGGTTGTTCAGCACGTCTCCGACACCCTTATCGTCATGCGCGGCGGTCGCGTCGTCGAAGCCGGACCGACCGAACAGGTGTCCAGGGAGCCGGCCGAGGACTACACGCGCCAACTGATGGGATATGGCGGGCGCCGGCAGATCGTCGCCTGA